Proteins from a single region of Candidatus Methylomirabilota bacterium:
- a CDS encoding glycosyltransferase family 4 protein, protein MRLGILTPFYIPSVRGNSITVQRIESGLREQGTIVRVWSLEEGLSSGEILQALEAFAPDLVHGFHVSASGWIATDAAFRLGIPSILSVTGTDVNTDLFDPDRRIQVMDVLRRATRIVVFHDCMRAKLIGELPEVEYRVRVIGQTVRCQEAPFDLRRHLGLTCDDLVFLIPAGIRRVKNVTFCLKPLDALRIQYPQIKAVFVGPVIEAAEGVRLQELLRDYSWAFYLGPVPHEQICAMLMSVDVVINSSLSEGGMANSILEAMSRGRAVLASNIEGNRSVVRDGIDGLLFASESEFAHKAERLIRERDLRHMLGKNGLEKIEREFSTEREIHDYLQLYHEAIRAGSRRL, encoded by the coding sequence ATGCGACTGGGCATTCTCACCCCCTTTTATATCCCCTCCGTCCGAGGCAATTCGATCACAGTCCAGCGTATCGAATCGGGGCTGCGCGAGCAAGGTACGATCGTCCGGGTCTGGTCCCTGGAGGAGGGTCTCTCGTCAGGCGAGATCTTGCAAGCACTGGAAGCATTCGCCCCCGATCTGGTCCATGGATTCCATGTCAGTGCGTCGGGGTGGATCGCCACGGACGCCGCGTTCCGGTTGGGTATTCCATCGATCCTCAGCGTTACCGGAACCGATGTCAACACCGATCTCTTCGATCCTGACCGAAGGATACAGGTCATGGACGTCCTTCGACGGGCAACACGCATCGTGGTCTTTCACGACTGTATGCGGGCCAAGCTCATCGGCGAACTACCCGAGGTAGAGTACCGAGTCCGGGTGATCGGCCAGACCGTTCGCTGCCAGGAGGCCCCATTCGATCTCCGACGCCACCTGGGGCTGACATGCGATGATCTGGTCTTCCTCATCCCCGCAGGCATCCGGCGTGTGAAAAATGTCACCTTCTGCCTGAAGCCGCTTGATGCACTGAGAATACAGTATCCCCAGATCAAAGCCGTCTTCGTGGGACCGGTCATTGAGGCTGCCGAAGGAGTCAGATTACAGGAACTCCTGCGCGACTACTCCTGGGCCTTCTATCTGGGCCCGGTCCCTCATGAGCAGATCTGCGCCATGCTCATGTCCGTAGATGTGGTGATCAACTCATCGCTCTCCGAAGGCGGCATGGCCAACAGTATCCTGGAGGCGATGAGTCGCGGTCGAGCAGTCCTGGCCTCGAACATCGAGGGGAACCGATCGGTGGTGCGTGACGGGATCGATGGGCTCCTCTTCGCATCGGAGTCGGAGTTTGCCCATAAGGCTGAGCGGCTGATCAGGGAGCGGGATCTTCGCCATATGCTCGGAAAGAACGGGCTGGAGAAGATCGAGCGGGAGTTCTCCACAGAGCGAGAAATTCACGACTATCTTCAACTCTATCATGAGGCGATCAGGGCCGGGTCGCGCCGATTATAG
- a CDS encoding LysR family transcriptional regulator: MDLHVLELFCRIVESGSFSKAADAMYLTQPTVSGHIKKLEKDAGVRLLDRLGHRVTPTKGGNLLYRYAKRILTLRQEAQQALDEFKGGLKGELILGASSIPGGYLLPPLIGPLRARYPDISIVLKVSYSKEIIEAVIDGAYEVGAVGAQFDDGRLEYRRFAEDEMVLVVPPTHPWVSRRSVKAKELLSQPFLIRERGSGTRKIMEQALERRNLSIGAFKVIGELGSNEAIRQAVKAGGGIAIISKLAVASDINCRELHAIPITGLKLIRPFYLITHRHRSRSPICNAFLTFVSVPTLPDTSHHS; this comes from the coding sequence ATGGATCTCCACGTCCTCGAGTTGTTCTGCAGAATTGTCGAATCGGGAAGTTTCTCGAAGGCGGCCGACGCGATGTACCTGACCCAGCCCACCGTCAGCGGCCACATCAAAAAACTGGAGAAGGATGCAGGAGTCCGGCTGCTGGATCGGCTCGGGCATCGGGTCACCCCAACAAAGGGCGGGAACCTGCTCTATCGCTATGCCAAGCGGATCCTGACGCTCCGTCAGGAAGCCCAACAGGCCCTCGACGAGTTCAAGGGAGGGCTGAAGGGAGAGCTGATACTCGGCGCCAGCAGCATCCCAGGCGGCTATCTGCTGCCGCCCCTGATCGGACCGCTTAGGGCTCGCTATCCGGACATCTCGATCGTCCTCAAGGTTTCGTACTCAAAAGAGATCATTGAGGCGGTGATCGATGGCGCCTATGAGGTCGGTGCCGTAGGTGCGCAATTCGATGATGGCAGGCTCGAATACCGGAGATTTGCCGAAGATGAGATGGTCCTGGTCGTGCCACCCACGCACCCCTGGGTGTCCCGGAGGAGCGTGAAGGCAAAGGAACTGCTGAGCCAGCCGTTTCTCATTCGGGAGCGCGGCTCAGGAACGCGCAAGATTATGGAACAGGCCCTGGAGCGTCGCAATCTGTCGATCGGCGCCTTCAAAGTGATCGGCGAACTGGGCAGCAACGAGGCGATCCGGCAAGCGGTCAAGGCTGGCGGAGGTATCGCTATCATCTCGAAGCTTGCCGTCGCAAGCGACATCAACTGTCGCGAACTCCACGCTATTCCCATCACAGGTCTAAAGCTGATCAGACCTTTCTACCTCATCACCCACCGCCACCGTTCACGCTCGCCGATCTGTAATGCCTTTCTCACATTCGTGAGCGTCCCCACTTTGCCTGATACTTCCCATCATTCCTGA